A section of the Pediococcus inopinatus genome encodes:
- a CDS encoding histidine phosphatase family protein → MKTFEVYFVRHGQTFFNRYNRMQGWSDSPLTEQGWHDAKVAGQRLANIPFTAAYSSDTTRAFNTANTIAHSNKSPGLAVKQLAEFREEFYGYFEGADSAQTWFQVLQPISSVRTFHEFLIDHDISESKNAVKAADPFHEAEDHHDFWQRLDKGFDYLIDHSQDQDKILVVSHGTTIRSIVGRYAPDMDITTSPSNGSITKLTIQDSQISVNYFNRTDETIN, encoded by the coding sequence ATGAAAACATTTGAAGTTTATTTTGTACGTCACGGTCAAACTTTTTTCAACCGTTACAATCGGATGCAAGGCTGGTCAGACTCACCTTTAACTGAGCAAGGTTGGCATGATGCTAAAGTTGCTGGTCAACGATTAGCAAATATCCCCTTCACTGCGGCCTACTCAAGTGATACCACGCGTGCGTTTAATACAGCTAACACCATCGCTCATAGCAATAAATCTCCGGGCCTCGCTGTAAAACAATTAGCAGAGTTTCGAGAAGAATTCTATGGTTATTTTGAAGGTGCTGATTCTGCACAAACCTGGTTCCAAGTCTTACAACCGATCAGTTCTGTACGGACTTTTCACGAGTTTTTGATTGATCACGATATAAGTGAATCAAAAAATGCCGTTAAGGCTGCTGATCCTTTCCATGAAGCTGAAGACCACCATGATTTTTGGCAACGCTTGGATAAGGGCTTTGATTACTTGATCGACCACAGTCAAGATCAGGATAAAATTCTCGTTGTTTCTCATGGGACAACGATTCGCAGTATTGTGGGCCGCTATGCCCCGGACATGGATATTACCACCAGTCCTAGCAACGGCAGCATCACAAAATTAACCATTCAGGATTCTCAAATTTCTGTTAATTATTTCAATCGAACAGACGAAACAATTAATTAA
- a CDS encoding APC family permease, whose protein sequence is MKNSPLDANKHYISWPVVALMDFVTVIGFDDLIYNFHNQGLAIVTTWILMLLLFVWPYEMMVGQLGSTFQNEGGGLSSWIRSTNGDLAGYMVAFLYWIAGLPYVVDVANSVVVSISWLVKGNGDLNKYMSTFMFAVFTAIIFLGFIWFQHLFKNKSLEIMSTIGGAAMFIMTILFVVMTVAALMHGRHIETQPFNLKAFIPKIDGHFLSTFGLLIFAINGAELAGPYVKQMKHGNRDFPKAMMMLLIMTGFLTVFGSFSLGVFFNAHHLPYDLKMNGSYYAFQALGKQFGMGNILMYIFAVAQFVYMCAQLAVILDASTRIFISNVSKKYLPKKLTKLNNDGLPINGYWLTTAIVSLVLFLSNWLPSINDMFNWLLNINGIVSPFVTSFVFYAFMRIRAKSKEYPSEYKFIKSDRFAWLVGLWCLLITLIFSVMGIRPTDATPGTVLYTKELTLNIVIPIIFIALSAVLPYMAKIGREHLTKQAWLSTPLALVVFVVIGFFLTPWLHGAGIATMILSWALNVILFMIVYQIVFKLITRNHSTQN, encoded by the coding sequence ATGAAAAACTCACCCTTAGATGCCAACAAACACTACATAAGTTGGCCAGTCGTTGCCCTGATGGACTTTGTAACAGTTATCGGGTTTGATGATTTAATTTACAACTTCCATAACCAAGGTTTAGCGATTGTCACAACTTGGATCCTTATGCTGCTCCTCTTTGTTTGGCCTTATGAAATGATGGTTGGCCAGTTAGGTTCCACTTTTCAAAACGAAGGTGGCGGTTTATCGTCATGGATTCGTTCCACAAACGGCGACTTAGCTGGCTACATGGTTGCCTTCCTGTATTGGATTGCCGGGCTTCCTTACGTAGTCGACGTCGCCAATTCCGTAGTTGTCTCTATCAGCTGGCTAGTAAAAGGAAACGGCGATCTCAATAAATACATGTCGACATTTATGTTTGCCGTTTTCACAGCCATTATCTTCCTTGGATTCATTTGGTTCCAGCATTTATTTAAAAACAAGTCTTTGGAAATTATGAGTACCATCGGTGGCGCCGCAATGTTTATCATGACCATCTTGTTTGTTGTCATGACAGTGGCCGCTTTGATGCATGGTCGTCACATTGAAACCCAACCGTTTAATTTAAAAGCGTTCATTCCAAAAATCGATGGTCATTTCTTATCCACTTTTGGTTTGTTAATCTTTGCCATTAACGGAGCCGAATTGGCTGGTCCTTACGTTAAACAAATGAAACATGGCAATCGTGATTTTCCTAAAGCCATGATGATGCTTTTGATTATGACTGGATTTTTAACTGTCTTTGGTTCATTCTCATTAGGGGTGTTCTTTAACGCCCATCATTTGCCTTATGATTTGAAGATGAACGGTTCCTACTACGCCTTTCAAGCGCTTGGTAAGCAATTCGGCATGGGCAATATCCTGATGTACATCTTTGCCGTTGCCCAATTTGTTTACATGTGTGCCCAATTGGCTGTCATTTTGGATGCTAGCACCCGAATCTTCATTTCAAATGTTTCTAAAAAATACTTGCCCAAGAAGCTTACTAAATTAAATAATGATGGTTTGCCAATCAATGGTTACTGGTTAACAACCGCCATCGTTTCTCTGGTATTGTTCTTAAGCAATTGGCTCCCAAGTATCAATGACATGTTCAATTGGCTGTTAAATATCAACGGAATTGTGTCACCATTTGTCACAAGTTTTGTATTCTACGCATTCATGCGTATTCGTGCTAAAAGTAAGGAATATCCTTCAGAATACAAATTCATTAAAAGTGACCGTTTTGCTTGGTTAGTAGGGCTTTGGTGCTTATTGATAACCTTGATTTTCTCAGTCATGGGAATTCGACCAACCGATGCTACTCCAGGAACGGTGTTATATACAAAGGAATTAACACTAAATATTGTTATTCCGATTATCTTCATCGCCCTTTCTGCCGTTTTACCTTACATGGCAAAAATTGGTCGTGAGCATCTCACCAAACAAGCTTGGTTATCAACGCCTTTAGCTTTGGTTGTGTTTGTAGTTATCGGCTTCTTCCTCACCCCTTGGTTACACGGTGCAGGGATTGCCACAATGATTCTTAGTTGGGCTTTAAACGTCATTTTATTTATGATTGTTTACCAGATTGTCTTTAAACTAATTACGCGAAATCATTCTACACAAAATTAA